The Kribbella sp. NBC_00662 nucleotide sequence ATCGGGGCGCTGCATCACGCGATCATGCGGTGGGGAGAGGCTGAGCGGACCAGTTCGCGGCTCGCGATCCAGCGGTGGGTGGACGGGGTGGCGTACGTCGACGTGCAGGCGCGGACGTTTGCGGAGTACTGGAACCGGCAGAACTCGGCGGCCCTGTCAGCTGACGGGCCGCTCTGGGTGGTGCTGGGTGACTCGACCGCGCAGGGGCTGGGCGCGTCGTCGCCGCTGCACGGGTACGTCGGGCAGGTGCTGAATGCACTGCGCCGGAAGGGCACGCCGTGGCGGGTACTCAACCTGTCGCGGTCCGGAGCGCAGACGCGGCATGTGTTGGACGACCAACTGCCGCTGCTGGACGGACTGGCGCCTGCACTCGTCACCTGTGGCATCGGCAGCAACGACATCCTTGCGACCCCACCCAAGCGGCTACGGGATCACCTCCGCCAGGTGATCGACCGGCTGCCCTCATCGTCGGTCGTGATGGACCTGACCGTTCCGGACCGACTCTGGCGAGTCGGTGGAGCAGTCAGTCCGTACGTCGCCGGCATCAACCAGCTGATCAGCAACACGGCCACATCCCGCGGACTGCCCGTCGCCGAGGTCTCCCGCTACGCCCGGCCGCCATGGCGCGGCATGCTCGCGCCGGACGCCTTCCACCCGAACAACCTGGGCTACCGCCGCCACGCCGACGCCCTCCTCGCCGCACTACCGGCCGGCGTGCTGAAGCCTTAGGCCTCTGGGTCCTTCGGTGGTTCGGGGATGAGCGGGGCGTCCGCCAGCAGCAGGTAGAGCGCGCGGCGCGCCTCGGCCAGGATCTTGGCGGCGGCGGTGCGTTGCTCTTCAGAGCCAGTGCGGGCGACCTGTCGCGTGGCGGAGGCCAGCTCGTCGAGCAGTCCGCGGAGGTCGGCGCCGGCACCGGTGCTTGCGAACGGCGCGAACGGGTCGATGGACGTCTCGCGGCGGCCTTCGACGTACTCGCGACCGGCGCCGGTGAGCGTGACGAGCTTGCGGCCGGCTTCCGCGGTCACGGTGACCAGGCCCTCGTCCTCGAGTTGGTTGATGGTCGGGTAGATCGCGCCGGGGCTGGGGGTCCAGCGCCCGTCGCTGCGGTCGGCGATGGCCTGCATCAACTGGTAGCCGTGCATCGGCTCCTCGGCAAGCAGCATCAGGACAGCCGCTCGGACATCGCCGCGCGGGGCCCGGCCGCGACCACGGCCTGAGCCGCGTCGGGGCCCACGTTCGCCACGCTCACTGCGCTCGCCACGTTCGCCTCGTTCACCGCGTCCGCGGTGCCCACCATGCCCACTATGCCCACCATGCATGGGCATGCCTTCTCCCATCCGCGG carries:
- a CDS encoding SGNH/GDSL hydrolase family protein, yielding MFLLQRGRERTTPIGALHHAIMRWGEAERTSSRLAIQRWVDGVAYVDVQARTFAEYWNRQNSAALSADGPLWVVLGDSTAQGLGASSPLHGYVGQVLNALRRKGTPWRVLNLSRSGAQTRHVLDDQLPLLDGLAPALVTCGIGSNDILATPPKRLRDHLRQVIDRLPSSSVVMDLTVPDRLWRVGGAVSPYVAGINQLISNTATSRGLPVAEVSRYARPPWRGMLAPDAFHPNNLGYRRHADALLAALPAGVLKP
- a CDS encoding PadR family transcriptional regulator, which produces MLLAEEPMHGYQLMQAIADRSDGRWTPSPGAIYPTINQLEDEGLVTVTAEAGRKLVTLTGAGREYVEGRRETSIDPFAPFASTGAGADLRGLLDELASATRQVARTGSEEQRTAAAKILAEARRALYLLLADAPLIPEPPKDPEA